DNA sequence from the Salvia splendens isolate huo1 chromosome 19, SspV2, whole genome shotgun sequence genome:
TCATGTACAGACCACGGAGAGGTTTGATCCAATACGGTTTGAGGGGAGTGGACCGGCGCCTTACACGTTCGTTCCATTTGGAGGGGGGCCAAAGATGTGTCCCGGGAAAGAGTATGCAAGGCTTGAATTGTTGGTTATGATTCATAATGTGGTGACAAGGTTCAAACTGGAGAAGACCATCCCTGATGAGAAGATAGTTTACTATGCTACGCCCACTCCGGTTCACGGCCTTCCACTTCGTCTTCATCCTCATCAACAATAGGTATGTGTTGGAAAGTAAAACACAAACCTCATGTTTAGACTTGTGCAAAGAAtcataatatatactcccttagTCCATgattaaatatctcatatttgaccgacacgagttttaagaaattgtttggaagtaaagtgggtagaaaagttagtagaatgtgaggcCTAATTTTATTCGTggatggactaaaatggaaaaatgaaactcctattcgcagacggagAAAATAACcaattaagaaataaatttgAAAGATGCGTGCCCCAAATTAACACCATGATCCAAATTGAAAATCGAGTTTAGATTGTTCATAATGGAAATAGTATATCACACGACTAGTTGCTccactttttttaatatattaatcatACATTCGCAATATCATTGGAACGTGGAATTAACAATATCTTGATCAGTCAATAATCACATATGCCATGTGTGTCATTATGAACCAATTATGCTAATCTCATAAAAATGTCGTATATGTAGATATgcagtatatacaaatacaccGTGTTAAACATATTGTATATATAGGGATTTGATATGATTTGGTATGatataataatatgatatgCCAACGCTCAATTTGAGCAACAACGTGAGCGCCTCTCTTTATGTCACCACTCCTATTTACTTCCTTTGGTCAGAGTCTCATTTAAGCGATGTATTCAAATGCAAAatctaaatattatataaactcTAAATAACGAATGTTAGAAAATATTAATAGATGATTAAAGAAtagcaataaaaaatgtcaacacaatatcaccggttgatgttgtgttgattttttgtttttgttatttggtcatctgttgatattttctaacggtctgaatcatagtttggagtttatacaatatttaaactttgcattttatcactaccctttTGTCTGATGCTCATTACATGTCCTATTTCACTTTTGCTATTTTTAGTAGGTGGACACCACATtgcactaactcattccactcacatttacTTATCAcaccgtcccatagaaatatacTATTTTGAGTTGACATGtgttttaatgcgtaattgataaagtaagagaggagaaaaagtaattaaaattatgGAGTTGATAGTGGACCTATaagtaataaagtaaaagacaaGGAGAAAAAGGGTACCGTAAATGATTATAGACTATTTTAATAGGACaaacgaaaaaagaaatatgtcatatttATAAAGTGCATGTTTGTTACGATTTAACGCATAATATGTTCAACTTAGCTCTAATCAACATTCTTTTATAATGAAAAAGAAGTGCTCACGTTGTTGCTCAAAATCATATCAAATCTcgatatatggagtatattctAACATATAAAAATATGCTACatccacgttccactaactcacttcactcacattctactataaaatttatataaaaaagtgattctatactttattaattttttaaattcattattctttaaatttcttaaaattcgtgtctcACTGACTGCTGTTATAGGACAAAGGTAGTAGCATGCTTACCAGTATATATATAATCGAGGATAGCTTTAGTTTCCTGAAAACGAACATGGAGGCCATTGTATCGTATTTTCTGCCTCTTTTCCTTCTTCCCCTCTCCCTCTATCTCTTCTCGATCATCCTCCATGGAAACGCCTCCGATGATCGTAAAAACCTCCCTCCCGGCTCCCGGGGCTGGCCTGTTCTGGGGGAGAACCTCAAGTTTTCCCGCAGCCCAGAGAAATTCGTCGCAGAAAGAATGTGGAAACACTCCCCAGAGATCTTCCAAACCTCGTTGGTGGGCGCGAAAATGGCCACATTTTGCGGCGCGAAAGGCAACAAGTTCCTCTTCTCGAACGAGAACAAACTCCTCTCCTTCTGGTTCCCTCAATCAATGCGGAGAGTCCTGTCGTTTCCCCACATCGCCGAGAGCAATATGAAGGTGGGCCCCGCCACCAAGAGCATCCTCCACCACGACCTCTTGTCCCCCGGGGCCCTCAAGAAGCACGTGCCGGCGATGGACGCGCTGGCGCGTGAGCACATGGCGCGTCACTGGAGGCCTGGCTCGGTCGCGAGAGTTCTTCCGTTGGCGAAGAAGTACACGTTCGAGCTGGCGTGCGAGTTGGTTCTGAGCGAGGTCGATCCCCGGCGCGTGAAGAGGCTCTCGGATCCGTTCACTGCGGTGACGGAGGGGATGCTCTCCGTGCCTGTGGATTTTCCCGGGACGGCCTACAGGCGCGCGATCAGGGGTGGCGAGGCGATGAGGGAGGAGGTGATGAGGATTGTCCGGGAGCGGAGGGAGGAGTTGGAAGGGAGGAACGAGGGCGAGGGCGAGGGCGAGACGGGCGATTTTCTGTCGAAGATGGTGATGGCGAGGGATGAAGATGGGCAGTTTATGGGGGAGAAGGAGATTTGTACACAAGTAATTGGTATGCTGGTGGCTAGCTATGATACAACAAGCTCTGCGCTTACTAGTGTCATGAATAATCTTGCTCAACTTCCCCATGTCTACAATGAGGTTTTGAAAGGTATAATGTTTTATTATATCCATTTACTTTGTTTGCCTGTCCAAGAAAATAGGCCTGATTAGAGGTGCTCAAGGTTTACAGTTCCGACAGTTAACCGCGAAATCGCTCCGAACCGGAGCCGTGAGAATTTACCCGAACCGAAATCGTCGATTTTAGAACCGTGGTTCGGTTTAGGTTCAAAAACTTTAGAACCAGAACCGTGCCGGAACTGCCGGTTTTGAGTGATTTCAAATCGGAACTGCAAAAACTGCCGAAAAACCGTGAAATCGAGCTAGAACCGCAAAAAACCACCGAAAATCGGCGTTCGGAACCTTAAAAAAGCgccggttcggttccggttcggtaattttcaaaaccggaaccggcggttcaaaaccgtaactaccggttccggaaccgtgggcacctctagGCCTAATAGGAGAAAGAATCTCTCATTCATTCATTTACCCAAGACATGCttcatttgttttgtttttttttaatggaCCTCATACTCCACTTACTTTATTTCACTAAcgtttcattataaaactaatagtatataaaaataggacccaCCTTTTACTAACCTTTTTCCACGCAGTTtctactacatttcttaaaacatacaTCATTTCAAATGGGTTTTGGTTAAGCAAAAATCCGATTTGAAATCCGAATGTTCTCACCTCTCCCAACTTTCAAAAAAACAGAGCAAATGGAGATAGCAGAATCAAAAGGCCCCGGTGAGCTGCTAACATGGGACGATATCGAGAAGATGAAGTACTCATGGAACGTCGTGCGTGAATCGCTCAGGCTCACGCCTCCTTCACTAGGATCTTTTAGGGAAGTAGCAACTGAATTCACCTATGCAGGTTTCACCATTCCTAAAGGATGGAAGGTATCTACTAGTAccattttgtattttatttttctttcgaTGTTtgtaaactcaaactcaaactcaaactcaaactcaaactcaaactcaaactcaaactcgatatgaaaaaaaacaaattataaactTGCAGACGTTCTGGACAGCGTACTCGACCCACAAGAATCCCAATTGCTTCCCAGATCCGGAGAGGTTTGATCCATCGCGGTTTGAGGGGAGTGGGCCAGCACCTTACACGTTCGTTCCATTTGGAGGAGGGCCAAGAATGTGCCCGGGGAAAGAGTATGCTAGGCTTGAATTGTTGGTTATGATGCATAATGTGGTGACAAGGTTTAGACTTGAGAAGACTATCCCAAATGAGAAAATAGTTTACCATGCTACGCCTACGCCGGTCTATGGCCTCCCGCTTCGTCTTCATCCTCATCAAAAATAGGTCTATTCATCCTATTTAATgtgactattttttttttgagacgCCTCACTTAGAGTCAAGTTTTCTAAAATGTAAACgtcagtttttttttattcattttccaCATAACTCCTAAACAATACTGGATggagggagggagtatgtgCGGTTCTGGATGTTGTGATTAAATCTGCAAAATTCAATAATGTTATGGTTTTACATATATCTTTAGTCTTTCTACTCCCTACGTCtcctaaaataaaaacttttgaaacgatACGggtttaatacaaaattggtaaaataagagagatagaaaaagaAATAGAGCAATGGAAAATTAATGGATCCCACCTCATTATATTGATGGAGgattttaaaattatactctatccgtcccataataatatGGGCACATGATGCAgcacaaaaattaatataaaattgataaagtaatatagagaaggaaaatagtagttaaagtagtattATTAGACAGTAAGACCCATATAATTATTACCATAACACTATTTTAGCTACCGTTCACCTCtattttgatttgaaatttgGTGGGCATCATCACCTTCTATAGTGGGACCCACCATAACCTTTCACTTTTATTGGTGATGATGCACAATTTGGTGACAAAGTTCAGATTTGAAAAGGCCATCCCACATGAGAAGATGGTGGAGCAGTTTTCGGACAATCCAAGTCCTGGGCTGCATCTCCACCTTTATCCACATTAGCCAAATTGATTGTTATTGAAGTTCGAATCCATGCCATGAACCTGCTCGTTTTATGTGTTAAAAAACCCAGCTTGCGTTACATAACAAGTGTGACTAATTGTATTTCGAATTATTCTACTTTCACCTAAATCTGTATTTGAAAAATAGGTTAACTGATGGAACCGTTGACACAGGCATGAAAGCGATATGTCTtttgattatttattatttagagATTATTTCAGGTATTTTGTTTGTGTAAAATTCTACATcattaagaaattatatttatttaaagttGTTTCCAATTGGATTTGAAGTTAAGATTGGATATAATTCTATCCAAATTTCAAACCTCAACTCTTAATCCCAATTGCAAAATGACTGCAAATGATTTCAATTACTTAACTAACATATTTTTTTACTCGAAAAAAATAATTGACATAAATCAAATTAGAATTAGAAATAATCAAAAGACACATTTTTCTTGTAAGTTTTATGTCTCACATATGTGACATGTGATAGAATCCTAAATAGAATtggaattttaatataatacattaACTTGATTTAAGACATTTTTTCCTAATTAATTAGCTatcaattgaatatattgatTTAAATGGGACGTTTCCTAATTAGTCATTTATAGTTGACTAATATAGTATATGTTTCATATTAATGTATTGCTATTAaagaaattatttatatataataatgtCTTGATTAACATTAATTTAGTAAAGAGTATATGTGGTTATGATGGCCATGAATTTGGTATTaattacttcatccgtccaaaaaaaaatagatcatatttgtcatttttggttgtccacgaaaaatagaccaAGTTTGAAAAAGGACCTTACTTTTGCTACCTAACacaattaaacactactaataatatggatctcacattccactaacactacttctctcttacttttttctcttctctcttactttatcaattccatattaaaactcgtgtcattcacaatgtggtctatttttcgtggacggagggagtatgttattGAGTCATTGACtaacaaaatcaaatcaaatgaaattattataatcaattatttaatttgattttggtATTACTTGGTAAAAAAGAAACGTCCTAATTAAATAGTCACTTTGCTGGAAAGGGCTTTAATGTTTTAGATATAGAGTTTGTCCTCTCTCTGCCTATAAATACAAGTGTGAGATCTCATCAAATCGCATACATTACATAGAACACATAAACaagggaaagagagagaaacataTCCTTGGAGTTGGAGTTGCGCCACTACACCGAAGAAAGTTCAAGGAAATCTTCTCCTCCTTCCTCAATTACTTCCGCAATGGTTCGTCAAGGTATGTTTCGATCCTATTATGTCTTTGGTTGATTATGTGAAATACATTTTGTTCAAAGatcttgttttatttatatttaattatgtattattgAATATATGATTGATAAATAATTGCCTAACATCTCCTTCACGTCTTTTTTTGTTGTTGGAGGGGTACACCTTGTAGCAGCTTGCTGGAAATATGCGACATAGAATGTCACCGTTGGACTTGTATGATTAATGAAATAAATAGTCTAATAATTGAAGTATTAAATACACATAAAACTGGGGTGAGTGGCGGGATTTCTTTTTAAGGGATTTAATcctattcatttatttataatcATGTATAAGTAACCGACACACAATCAGCCATATCTTTTTACTCAGTCCATCCGccattaattatatattttaagaaatataataaaaattggttaaaaaaagtaatgaaatatgagtatacTTTTATACTTTATCcgtcctttaaaaataaaatcatattttctattttaaaaataaatcatattttcaattttaaaatttttcttaaaaatagaccaGTTTTATCTATAGAAACTTTTGTCTCTTTAATGAGATAAGTCTCATTCTCTACTATTAATACACCGTCACTTTTTTTTgtatctctttcttattttaccaattatacattaaaacttgtaCTGTTTCAAATGTTTTCTATTTCTTATGAACGAAAGGAGTAGtaatttatacatatatgaAAGGAGAATTTTAGGGAAATTAACTAAAATGCCATTGTCATTTATAACGTTAAATTTATAGTAGTACATAATACTACTCTCAAATACTTCAAAATTCTCAAATACTATTACTCTTTCTATATCAACTAAGTTGTATCAAAATTTTTAAGAaagaagattaagaaattgtgtttaAAAGTAAGTGAAAGGTATAAAataggaaagaaaaagaaaaaataaattggttatagaataaaataagagtaattggatatttgtaatttaaattttgttgatataaggaaaaaaataatcatCATAGATATAACAATAATTAGATTTAGAAAATTGGGTGTATCACTGTTTACTTGTATGATTAATGGAATAGTCTCACATttgaagtgttatttatatagtagtagtacataaaaACCTGGGGTGGGTGGTGGGGTTccttttttcaaaataaaattatgaataataattactccaataaatagaaaattgaaatattataacTGCAAGTTGAATTCGTATAAGGAATAAAAATAATCATCAGATATAACAATCGTTAGATTTATAAAATTGGGTAAAAAAAGTTATgaataataattgataaatagaaaattgaaatattattactGTAAGTTGAATTGGTttaaggaataaaataattatcatATATATTAACAATTGTTAGATATATAAAAATGGGTATGATTTATAAAATAGATATAACAACCGATCGGATATATGAATaataaacctttttcgaacacatTTTAGTGATATTATCAAACCGGACTCACTCAGCACAAGATTCATTGTAATAACAATACTATCACCTCTAGATATTGATCACCATTACCCTAGATATTACGATTATTGAATTACGAAAAATCCGTACTATTTGATAAattaaagtagtgcataatcaaccAACGGgtcgtagcgcagttggcagcgCGGACCTGTGATGACCTTGAGATCCGGTGGGAAACTTTCGGTCTTAATTCGCAAACCAGGTCGAGTGGTGCATAATCTTTTGTGACTGATTTGCTTTCTAATATGACTCAGCACATCCAAAAGGTGACTCAACAAGACTTTCTTCAATTACTTTACTAATTGGGCATACCGCTTCAAATTATGTtgatttaggattttaagtataCACGAAATGGTGGTACTCGATCACACGTTCGATCCACGTTTACTGCACCAAACTGTTATACGAAAGAGGGTCTCGGTCAAAGCAATACAATATCATGATCTTCTTTGCAAGTTGAGTTTATCCTATACAATATCACGTTCGAAATGGAATATAAATAGTAAATTAGAAATGACAACTAGTTACCAACTACCAAGAAATAGTATGTCAATAATGTTATCGGGAGAATATGTATAAAACTTCACCATATTTAACGTCAACTAGTGAGTTATATACGACTAATAGATTGGGGTGCGTTACGGAGTTATATATGACTAATAGATTGGGGTGCGTTACGGTGACATCCGTCTTAAAGTGACAACTTGACAACAACGTACAATGTAATCTGCGATACATAAGCAAACAACTCGACATACGGTTTTAAGCAATCTGTGATACGAAATTAGAGTATTATAGTGACAccataattaaaatgacaatttAGGCGAGCAATCTGATATACATAAGCAAGCATTCTAATACATAGGTAAGCAATTCGGTATATGATTCAAGCAATCTGTGATACGAAATTAGAGATGAGCAAGGGAGAGGATCTTTTGTCGAAGATGGTGGCGGCAAAGAATGAAGATGGGGAATATATGAGTTGTAGCGCGATTGCTAATGTCTTAATTGGTTTGCTTGTTGGAGCCGAGTATGAAATCTCTTCATTGATCACTATTGTCATATATTATCTTGCGGAGCTTCCCCACATTTACAATCAGGTTTTGGAAGGTATGTTTTCAAGTGTTTCGAATCAGAAACTAACACACTTAATGTGTAggactattttttttaactaatgTAAAGGAGTGATTTTGGAGTTTAGTCTTTGTTTCAATAAAGAACGTATGTTTGATAGAGTGTCGATAACTCATTTAGGGATGGAATTCTATGAACAAAAATGACAGAAAGATAACCATGGTAGCAAAGTTCGAGCCTCCATGATTTTTATAGTAATGACCAAAATTTTGCTTTGGACATAACAAATGGAGATTGCAAAATCGAAAGGCCAGAACGAGCATCTGACGATGAAGgatttggagaagatgaagtagtGGTGCGCGAGTGCTTGAGGCTAACACCGCCTTCGCTAGGAGCATTCAAAGAGAGCACTGCTGAATTCACCTATGCAGGTTTCACCATTCCTAAAGGATGGAAGgtgagatttatttatttatttatttatttatttattagtattttaacAACTAATCGGTCTAATCACTTGTCAAACTTGTCCGACCTATTGAGTCATGAGCTACGATAGTTCTTTTTAGTTTACTTATCTATCCAAGTTTTAAAACATTTcataaaactcgtgtcattgaCCCTTCTCAGACTAATTTTGTTGGTGAATGTTCTAAGGAGGTAATAGAATAGGGTTTTGGAGGACTATGACAGCAGGTGTTGATGTTGGATacgaggtggagatttgttaagAAAACGTCTCTCAACGTCATTTGAAATTAGTTAAATTGAGAAGGGTGTAGGTGAGCTGCAGCACAGAGGATAAAAGCCTTGTGATATAACAAATT
Encoded proteins:
- the LOC121779508 gene encoding beta-amyrin 6-beta-monooxygenase-like, with translation MEAIVSYFLPLFLLPLSLYLFSIILHGNASDDRKNLPPGSRGWPVLGENLKFSRSPEKFVAERMWKHSPEIFQTSLVGAKMATFCGAKGNKFLFSNENKLLSFWFPQSMRRVLSFPHIAESNMKVGPATKSILHHDLLSPGALKKHVPAMDALAREHMARHWRPGSVARVLPLAKKYTFELACELVLSEVDPRRVKRLSDPFTAVTEGMLSVPVDFPGTAYRRAIRGGEAMREEVMRIVRERREELEGRNEGEGEGETGDFLSKMVMARDEDGQFMGEKEICTQVIGMLVASYDTTSSALTSVMNNLAQLPHVYNEVLKEQMEIAESKGPGELLTWDDIEKMKYSWNVVRESLRLTPPSLGSFREVATEFTYAGFTIPKGWKTFWTAYSTHKNPNCFPDPERFDPSRFEGSGPAPYTFVPFGGGPRMCPGKEYARLELLVMMHNVVTRFRLEKTIPNEKIVYHATPTPVYGLPLRLHPHQK